One window of the Pseudofrankia sp. DC12 genome contains the following:
- a CDS encoding carbohydrate ABC transporter permease, with translation MSVATQEPAGSSAPAADPPHPAARGSRRRRTDPNERRPGLLRYPFLITILLISVFPVYWTFLIPSRTNADVAKVPPPLTPGGHFFGNLLRVFDTVEFGKALANSLLVATAITLCTLLFCSLAGFAFAKLRFRGRNALLLIVIGTMMVPVQLGVIPLYIEMHKFGWTNHLISVIVPTAVTAFGVVFMRQYTEQAVPDELLEAGRMDGCSTLGLYWHVVLPGLRPALAVLGLLTFMQAWNDFMWPLIALSPQNPTVQVALSTLSAGYYRDNTLVLAGTAIGTLPVIVVFIVFGRQIISGIMEGAVKG, from the coding sequence ATGAGCGTCGCGACCCAGGAACCCGCCGGCTCGTCCGCGCCCGCGGCCGACCCACCGCACCCCGCCGCCCGCGGCTCGCGGCGCCGCCGGACCGACCCGAACGAGCGGCGCCCCGGCCTGCTGCGGTACCCGTTCCTGATCACCATCCTGCTGATCTCGGTGTTCCCGGTCTACTGGACGTTCCTGATCCCGTCGCGGACGAACGCGGACGTCGCGAAGGTCCCGCCGCCGCTGACCCCGGGTGGGCACTTCTTCGGGAACCTGCTGCGGGTCTTCGACACGGTCGAGTTCGGCAAGGCGCTGGCCAACTCACTGCTCGTCGCCACGGCCATCACGCTGTGCACGCTGCTGTTCTGCTCGCTGGCCGGCTTCGCGTTCGCGAAGCTTCGGTTCCGGGGCCGCAACGCCCTGCTGCTCATCGTGATCGGGACGATGATGGTGCCGGTCCAGCTCGGCGTCATCCCGCTTTACATCGAGATGCACAAGTTCGGCTGGACGAACCACCTGATCTCGGTGATCGTGCCGACGGCGGTGACCGCGTTCGGCGTGGTCTTCATGCGCCAGTACACCGAGCAGGCGGTCCCGGACGAGCTGCTCGAGGCCGGCCGGATGGACGGCTGCTCGACGCTCGGCCTGTACTGGCACGTCGTCCTGCCCGGCCTGCGCCCGGCGCTGGCCGTGCTCGGCCTGCTCACCTTCATGCAGGCCTGGAACGACTTCATGTGGCCGTTGATCGCGCTGAGCCCGCAGAACCCCACGGTCCAGGTCGCGCTCAGCACTCTTTCCGCCGGCTACTACCGCGACAACACGCTCGTCCTCGCCGGCACGGCGATCGGGACGCTTCCCGTGATCGTCGTCTTCATCGTTTTCGGCCGTCAGATCATCAGTGGAATCATGGAAGGCGCGGTCAAGGGATGA
- a CDS encoding GH1 family beta-glucosidase, which yields MTISEPFPLPVTSNTDLDQETHKWRRLSTASATGATGTPETDEIAARIVTGLPGNFVWGAATSAYQIEGAVTEDGRGLSIWDTFARTPGKTRNGESGAVAVDHYHRYREDIAMMAGLGLAAYRFSVAWPRVMPTGSGAVNRAGLAFYDRLVDELLAAGLDPWLTLYHWDLPQPLQDLGGWASRETCYRFAYYADQVATALGDRVKHWSTLNEPWCSAFEGHLTGRHAPGVQSAHAAVRSVHHLLLGHALGVEALRARGAGDVGITLNLIPAESPEDSPAAQDAVRLVDGQTIRLWLDPLLRGCYPEDVVADFAKVGAELPVEPGDLLRIAAPVDWIGVNYYAPHIVVPGPDPDPAPMPFVAGDDLTRVRSTDDVTALGWPIRPRSYAALLRRLDADYPGTSWYIHENGAAFLDEPAADGEVPDPGRLRYVAQHLDVVRDVVGDGVDVRGYFVWSLLDNFEWSEGYKMRFGVVHVDFDTLVRTPKSSALWYSRLIRDHRAVNGTA from the coding sequence ATGACTATCAGTGAACCTTTTCCATTGCCGGTGACGAGCAACACCGACCTGGACCAGGAGACGCATAAATGGCGAAGGCTCAGTACTGCCTCGGCCACCGGGGCGACCGGTACGCCCGAGACCGACGAGATCGCCGCCCGGATCGTGACCGGCCTGCCCGGGAACTTCGTCTGGGGCGCGGCCACCTCGGCCTATCAGATCGAGGGCGCCGTCACGGAGGATGGTCGTGGCCTCAGCATCTGGGACACCTTCGCCCGCACCCCGGGCAAGACCCGCAACGGCGAGAGCGGTGCCGTCGCCGTCGACCACTACCACCGCTACCGCGAGGACATCGCGATGATGGCCGGCCTCGGCCTCGCGGCGTACCGGTTCTCGGTGGCCTGGCCGCGGGTCATGCCGACCGGGTCCGGGGCTGTCAACCGGGCCGGGCTCGCCTTCTACGACCGACTGGTTGACGAGCTGCTCGCCGCCGGCCTCGATCCCTGGCTCACCCTCTACCACTGGGACCTGCCGCAGCCGCTGCAGGACCTGGGCGGCTGGGCCAGCCGGGAGACTTGCTACCGGTTCGCCTACTACGCCGACCAGGTGGCCACCGCGTTGGGCGACCGGGTGAAGCACTGGTCGACGCTCAACGAGCCGTGGTGCTCCGCGTTCGAGGGCCATCTGACCGGCCGGCACGCACCCGGCGTCCAGAGCGCGCATGCCGCCGTCCGCTCGGTGCATCACCTGCTGCTCGGCCACGCCCTGGGCGTCGAGGCGCTGCGCGCTCGCGGGGCCGGCGACGTCGGCATCACCCTGAACCTCATCCCGGCCGAGTCCCCCGAGGACTCGCCGGCCGCGCAGGACGCGGTTCGGCTCGTCGACGGCCAGACGATCCGGCTCTGGCTCGACCCGCTGCTGCGCGGCTGCTACCCCGAGGACGTCGTGGCGGACTTCGCCAAGGTGGGCGCCGAGCTGCCGGTCGAGCCCGGCGACCTGCTGCGGATCGCCGCGCCGGTCGACTGGATCGGGGTCAACTACTACGCCCCGCACATCGTCGTGCCCGGCCCGGATCCCGACCCGGCACCGATGCCGTTCGTCGCCGGCGACGACCTGACCCGGGTGAGGTCGACCGACGACGTGACCGCGCTGGGCTGGCCGATCCGCCCGCGAAGCTACGCCGCGCTGCTGCGCCGGCTTGACGCCGACTATCCGGGCACCTCCTGGTACATACACGAGAACGGCGCCGCCTTCCTCGACGAACCGGCGGCCGACGGTGAGGTGCCTGACCCTGGGCGGCTGCGCTATGTGGCCCAGCACCTGGACGTCGTGCGGGATGTGGTCGGAGACGGGGTGGACGTCCGGGGATACTTCGTGTGGTCGCTGCTGGACAACTTCGAGTGGTCTGAGGGATACAAAATGCGGTTCGGCGTGGTTCACGTCGACTTCGACACCCTGGTCCGCACTCCGAAGTCGAGCGCGCTGTGGTACTCCCGCCTGATCCGTGATCACCGCGCCGTAAATGGGACAGCGTGA
- a CDS encoding LacI family DNA-binding transcriptional regulator, whose protein sequence is MSGAIGLADPSGTSGESGGPGPAPRRAPTLEEVAELAGVSRATVSRVVNGSSRVSPEARAAVTVAIAELGYVPNRAARSLVTRRTDTLVLIVHERPDTVFSDPFFASVLRGVNRALSPTDLQLVLLQAQGETQRDRALRYVGNGHVDGVLLISLHGDDIMPNAIAAAGMPLVMAGRLLTGQTVDYVDADNVGGARDAVAHLLATGRRRIASVAGPPDMSVGVDRLRGYTEAVRDAGGDTAGWVVVGDFTEASGQAATARLLAEHPDLDAVFAASDLMALGALRALRAAGRRVPDDVAVVGFDDAALAAYADPPLTTVRQQVELMGQEMVRLLLARIADPDGDPSEIILPTELVIRASA, encoded by the coding sequence ATGAGCGGGGCGATCGGCCTGGCCGATCCGAGCGGGACCTCCGGTGAGTCGGGCGGCCCCGGCCCGGCTCCACGCCGGGCGCCGACGCTGGAGGAGGTCGCGGAGCTTGCCGGGGTCTCGCGGGCGACCGTCTCGCGGGTGGTCAACGGGTCGTCCCGGGTGTCCCCGGAGGCCCGGGCGGCGGTCACCGTGGCGATCGCCGAGCTCGGCTACGTGCCGAACCGGGCCGCCCGCAGCCTGGTCACCCGCCGGACCGACACCCTCGTGCTGATCGTCCACGAGCGGCCGGACACCGTGTTCTCCGACCCGTTCTTCGCCAGCGTGCTGCGCGGCGTCAACCGGGCGCTGAGCCCGACCGACCTCCAGCTCGTCCTGCTGCAGGCCCAGGGGGAGACCCAGCGCGACCGGGCCCTGCGCTACGTCGGCAACGGGCACGTGGACGGCGTGCTGCTGATCTCGCTGCACGGCGACGACATCATGCCCAACGCCATCGCCGCCGCCGGGATGCCGCTGGTGATGGCCGGACGGCTGCTGACCGGCCAGACCGTCGACTATGTCGACGCGGACAACGTCGGTGGCGCCCGCGACGCCGTCGCCCACCTGCTCGCCACCGGCCGGCGCCGCATCGCGAGCGTCGCCGGGCCGCCGGACATGAGCGTGGGCGTCGACCGGTTGCGTGGCTACACCGAGGCGGTGCGCGACGCCGGCGGCGACACGGCGGGATGGGTCGTCGTCGGCGACTTCACCGAGGCCAGCGGGCAGGCCGCGACTGCCCGGCTGCTGGCCGAGCACCCGGACCTGGACGCCGTGTTCGCGGCGTCGGACCTGATGGCGCTGGGTGCGCTGCGTGCGTTGCGGGCGGCCGGGCGGCGGGTGCCGGACGACGTGGCCGTCGTCGGTTTCGACGACGCGGCGCTGGCCGCCTACGCCGACCCGCCGCTGACCACCGTCCGTCAACAGGTCGAGCTGATGGGCCAGGAGATGGTCCGCCTGCTGCTCGCCCGCATCGCGGATCCCGATGGTGACCCCAGCGAGATCATCCTCCCCACCGAACTCGTCATCCGCGCCTCCGCTTGA
- a CDS encoding DUF427 domain-containing protein, with product MCRYLARAWWGGRLVAASTAAVRVSEPARLPELYFPKEDVRFELLGAAGGQAVCPVKGTAQLWSLDGKSPAPLPEWQDPAHAGDGLVDGQDAVWSFTEPAPGLDWLTDLVAFDHDRVRVEIVDLVEGEDSREASVKRFPIWGDATDLIDMLDLRVVGERRQVSTVRPFAARSVVEASQILGQAIVAAMRHTGGRRVVSAQLVMYRVADTSIPLEFDLEDLSSGRTFSAVLVHVSQEGRRRASVSLLLDVTAAEVFRHEEPAPPCAGPYDAVPYDMAVTGRDLRVVDAACDNDSNAPVGPPTLDAWVKFREVPADPALHAGLLAQFTGHMSLAAAMRPHAGFGQDQAHRTLSMGISTIAISLHADVRADQWMLYHHHSTFVGDGMAHAECRVYTEAGRLVASFTVDAILRALEARFHHSDKTAI from the coding sequence ATGTGCCGATATCTGGCTCGGGCCTGGTGGGGCGGACGGCTGGTCGCCGCGTCGACCGCCGCGGTCCGGGTGAGCGAGCCCGCGCGGCTGCCTGAGCTGTACTTCCCCAAGGAAGACGTCCGGTTCGAGCTGCTGGGCGCGGCGGGCGGCCAGGCGGTCTGCCCGGTCAAGGGCACGGCCCAGCTGTGGTCGCTCGACGGGAAGTCGCCGGCGCCGCTGCCCGAGTGGCAGGACCCGGCGCACGCGGGTGACGGTCTGGTCGACGGCCAGGACGCGGTGTGGAGCTTCACCGAGCCGGCCCCCGGCCTGGACTGGCTCACGGATCTGGTCGCCTTCGACCACGACCGGGTGCGGGTGGAGATCGTCGACCTCGTCGAGGGGGAGGACTCCCGCGAGGCGTCGGTGAAGCGGTTCCCCATTTGGGGCGACGCCACCGACCTCATCGACATGCTGGATCTGCGGGTCGTCGGCGAGCGCCGCCAGGTGAGCACGGTCCGGCCGTTCGCCGCCCGCTCGGTCGTCGAGGCGAGCCAGATCCTCGGCCAGGCGATCGTCGCCGCGATGCGGCACACCGGCGGCCGCCGCGTCGTGTCGGCACAGCTGGTGATGTACCGGGTCGCCGACACCAGCATCCCCCTCGAGTTCGACCTTGAGGACCTCAGCTCCGGCCGGACCTTCAGCGCGGTGCTCGTGCACGTCAGCCAGGAGGGAAGGCGCCGGGCCAGCGTCAGCCTGCTGCTCGACGTCACGGCCGCTGAGGTCTTCCGGCACGAGGAGCCGGCGCCGCCATGTGCCGGACCGTACGATGCGGTTCCTTACGACATGGCGGTCACCGGCCGCGATCTGCGCGTGGTGGACGCCGCGTGCGACAACGACTCGAACGCGCCGGTCGGACCGCCGACCCTTGACGCGTGGGTGAAGTTCCGCGAGGTGCCGGCCGACCCGGCCCTGCACGCCGGCCTGCTCGCCCAGTTCACCGGGCACATGTCCCTCGCCGCCGCGATGCGTCCGCACGCCGGCTTCGGGCAGGACCAGGCACACCGCACCCTGTCGATGGGGATCAGCACGATCGCGATCTCGCTGCACGCCGATGTCCGCGCCGACCAGTGGATGCTCTACCACCACCACTCGACGTTCGTCGGCGACGGCATGGCACACGCGGAATGCCGGGTATACACCGAGGCTGGCCGCCTCGTCGCGTCGTTCACTGTCGATGCGATCCTGCGCGCTCTGGAGGCCAGGTTCCATCACAGTGACAAGACCGCGATCTGA
- a CDS encoding alpha/beta hydrolase, giving the protein MDEEAPPWFDHALDDRPEHFEVEVEGARIAYRCWGGPPELPAIVLVHGGAAHAGWWDHIAPLIPAEYRVVALDLSGHGDSDRRDDYTLSTWAAEVVGVIDDAGISSPPVVIGHSMGGWIAITTAAEHPDRVAGIVLIDSPVSDFTPEEVAARDRTAFGPLRVYATATDALARFRTVPQQTHSLSYVIEHIARGSIGSVEGGWTWKFDPNVFGNRTPAPEALHKVHCRVALFRAENGLVTSDIGDQMYNLLGRVAPVIEIPLASHHVMLDQPLLLVTGIRTILADWEHSSPQERTD; this is encoded by the coding sequence ATGGACGAGGAAGCACCGCCCTGGTTCGACCACGCGTTGGACGACCGGCCCGAGCACTTCGAGGTCGAGGTCGAGGGCGCGCGGATCGCCTACCGGTGTTGGGGCGGCCCACCCGAGCTGCCGGCCATCGTGCTCGTGCACGGCGGCGCGGCGCACGCCGGCTGGTGGGACCACATCGCGCCGCTGATACCGGCCGAGTACCGCGTGGTCGCACTGGACCTGTCCGGTCACGGCGACAGCGACCGCCGCGACGACTACACACTGTCCACCTGGGCCGCCGAGGTGGTCGGCGTGATCGACGACGCGGGCATCAGCTCGCCCCCGGTCGTCATCGGGCACAGCATGGGTGGCTGGATCGCGATCACCACGGCCGCGGAGCACCCTGACCGGGTCGCCGGCATCGTGCTGATCGACTCGCCCGTCTCGGACTTCACGCCGGAGGAGGTGGCCGCGCGGGACCGCACCGCGTTTGGGCCACTTCGGGTGTACGCGACCGCCACCGACGCGCTCGCCCGGTTCCGCACCGTCCCCCAGCAGACGCATTCGCTGTCGTACGTGATCGAGCACATCGCGCGCGGCTCGATCGGCTCGGTCGAGGGCGGCTGGACCTGGAAGTTCGACCCGAACGTCTTCGGCAACCGGACCCCGGCCCCCGAGGCACTGCACAAGGTGCACTGCCGGGTCGCCCTGTTCCGAGCCGAGAACGGCCTGGTCACCTCGGACATCGGCGACCAGATGTACAACCTGCTCGGCCGGGTCGCCCCGGTGATCGAGATCCCGCTCGCCAGCCACCACGTCATGCTCGACCAGCCGCTCCTGCTGGTCACCGGCATCCGCACGATCCTCGCCGACTGGGAGCACTCCTCCCCCCAAGAGCGAACCGACTGA